The following are encoded together in the Panicum virgatum strain AP13 chromosome 6K, P.virgatum_v5, whole genome shotgun sequence genome:
- the LOC120713318 gene encoding sister chromatid cohesion 1 protein 3-like, whose amino-acid sequence MSRTFPRFDDDFGANNTLSDEIPLDPPGNMPENPNIENPSDGAHDPPEIMREAPREGPDHFTDSVFGNDDPMVDQDSSPFVQNKVITPPSMDGTFSTGQQLAGIYVPLQTPNTCDLIDDVRPLNSDNQLPELRLEPSPPLPQAQDNKRKREMIFDYEIQLDNAYLKEQIAGPTDKLLCKRRKIPQTALDMWKFSRTGRKDSSFLLEPLVQGKLVYLISGVSAVFTSQKDHDVHIPRIHCFSGMCTYLHVTYDRNFPRVSDPDAEPNSSEPTADYGGSCNAPSERKLTPMSHENEDTLPEGDLTPKSLENSDEQPGPQLTPKSPGEAGVAQDEDTLPELPRFSPVDMPSPLREDDSPFKTVRRTPHSGLGGTGVTEMPQSVRTNSLPGQSTTHSDHMASPFPVNDDYDDQPELPGLISTPGCISNADTGTTGLGSMSTRTRAVAVFFKDHVSSTPSDEQPGKFSLTRILEGKVRKQAARMFFETMVLKSYDYIDVQQEDPYGDIEISVRPSLAEAKL is encoded by the exons ATGTCCAGGACATTCCCTCGGTTTGATGATGATTTTGGAGCAAATAACACTCTTAGTGACGAGATTCCTCTAGACCCTCCAGGCAATATGCCAGAAAACCCCAACATTGAAAATCCATCAGATGGAGCACATGATCCGCCAGAAATAATGCGAGAAGCTCCACGGGAGGGGCCTGACCACTTTACAGATTCAGTTTTTGGAAATGATGACCCCATGGTGGACCAGGATTCTTCACCATTTGTGCAGAACAAGGTCATCACCCCTCCATCAATGGATGGAACTTTTTCCACTGGTCAACAATTAGCTGGGATATACGTACCCTTACAAACTCCTAACACATGTGATCTTATTGATGATGTCAGGCCCCTAAATTCTG ACAACCAGTTACCTGAATTGCGTCTTGAACCATCACCACCTCTGCCTCAAGCACAAGATaacaagagaaagagagagatgatATTTGACTATGAAATACAGCTGGACAACGC CTATTTGAAGGAACAGATTGCTGGTCCAACAGATAAGTTACTCTGCAAGAGAAGAAAGATACCACAAACAGCCCTGGATATGTGGAAATTCAGCAGAACTGGCAGAAAGGACAGCAGCTTTTTGCTTGAACCCTTGGTGCAAGGTAAGCTGGTATATTTGATTTCAGGGGTTTCTGCTGTCTTCACTTCTCAGAAAGACCATGATGTACACATACCCCGAATTCACTGCTTTTCAGGGATGTGCACTTACTTACATGTAACCTATGATAGAAACTTTCCCCGTGTGAGTGACCCTGATGCTGAGCCTAACTCTAGTGAACCCACGGCTGATTATGGTGGTAGTTGCAATGCTCCTTCTGAAAGAAAGCTCACTCCGATGTCTCATGAAAATGAGGATACCCTGCCTGAAGGTGATTTAACCCCAAAATCTCTGGAAAATTCAGATGAACAGCCTGGACCCCAGCTCACCCCCAAGTCACCTGGAGAAGCAGGAGTAGCACAAGATGAAGATACATTGCCTGAGTTACCTCGATTCTCCCCAGTGGATATGCCATCCCCATTAAGAGAAGATGATTCTCCTTTCAAAACTGTCCGTCGAACTCCACATTCTGGGCTAGGAGGAACTGGTGTTACTGAAATGCCACAATCTGTCAGGACCAATTCATTACCTGGACAAAGTACTACCCACTCTGATCATATGGCGTCCCCGTTTCCAGTCAATGATGATTATGATGATCAGCCAGAGCTTCCAGGGCTCATAAGTACTCCTGGTTGCATATCTAATGCAGATACTGGAACCACAGGATTAGGAAGCATGTCTACTAGGACAAG AGCTGTTGCAGTGTTCTTCAAGGACCATGTATCTTCAACCCCTTCTGATGAGCAGCCTGGAAAATTTAGTTTGACCAGAATCTTGGAAGGGAAAGTAAGAAAGCAAGCTGCACGGATGTTCTTTGAGACAATG GTTCTGAAGAGTTATGACTACATTGATGTCCAACAAGAAGACCCTTATGGTGATATTGAAATCTCAGTTAGACCTTCACTTGCAGAAGCTAAACTTTAA
- the LOC120711975 gene encoding sister chromatid cohesion 1 protein 3-like: protein MFYSHTILARKSPLGTVWIAAHLERKIKKPQIESIDIPSYAESIMFPEVPIALRLSGHLLLGLVRIYSWKVNYLFQDCNRMVTTVRTAFSAVQVDLPVDADRAPFESITLPPTLNLDDLNLDDAICVMETPDSHQKTRDQITLSEGEYVMIELDEDARVEPSAPGALLHMGPTPMDDETFPPFDDGFGADNNRNEEIPIDRPLGNLPVDSNVINQTDKALDPPETMRAHESPGLMLTEPILGNDDPMDLNSDPSPFVQNKVITPPVIDETSSGRQAPERSNANLRTPNTFDAFADDALPNFDTQLPEFRLEPSPPPVQEKDDNRRPKAQVNKRKRKRRVKFDDEIVLSNDYMREQIHGAGLDELICKRRKLPQTALDMWRFSRTNRKGSFLLEPVLHGMCTNLHKTYERNFPRVSGLDAECASGEPMAGVANDGLGAPPELQFSPNFSGTADLQSDHQLTTNPPGNADAQHEPLPSPKSPGAAPDDDMLPELPRFSPTGMPSPIRGNDTPYKTPGGTASSWLGGTGVSEIPSSGGNGTGVSEIPSSGGNYSLPGQSTRDSDHMPFLFPINEDDDDQPEIPGLMSTPGGVSSVGTRTTGLGSMSTRTRAVALFFKDQVPSPSSDEQPGKFSLNRILEGKARKQAARMFFETTVLKSYDYIDVHQEEPYGDIEISVKPSLSTAKL from the exons ATGTTCTACTCACACACGATCCTCGCGCGGAAGAGCCCGCTGGGCACGGTGTGGATCGCCGCCCACCTCGAGCGCAAGATCAAGAAGCCGCAGATTGAGAGCATCGACATTCCCTCCTACGCAG agAGTATAATGTTCCCTGAGGTTCCGATTGCTCTAAGATTATCAGGGCATCTTCTTCTAGGTCTTGTTCGCATTTATTCATGGAAGGTGAACTACCTGTTTCAAGATTGTAATCGAATGGTAACTACAGTCAGAACTGCATTTTCTGCTGTCCAAGTCGACCTTCCAGTTGATGCAGACCGTGCTCCATTTGAGTCCATCACACTGCCACCAACATTAAATCTTGATGACTTGAACTTGGATGATGCAATTTGTGTGATGGA GACCCCAGATAGTCATCAGAAAACTCGTGATCAAATTACTCTGTCTG AAGGAGAATATGTGATGATAGAACTTGATGAG GATGCTAGAGTAGAGCCATCAGCTCCTGGTGCATTATTACACATGGGGCCTACACCAATGGACGATGA GACATTCCCTCCATTCGATGATGGTTTTGGAGCTGATAACAATCGCAATGAAGAAATTCCCATAGATCGTCCCCTAGGCAATTTGCCAGTAGATTCCAATGTAATAAATCAGACAGATAAAGCACTAGATCCACCGGAAACAATGCGTGCACATGAGTCTCCTGGCCTGATGTTAACAGAGCCAATACTTGGAAATGATGACCCCATGGATTTGAACAGTGATCCTTCACCTTTTGTGCAAAACAAGGTTATCACCCCTCCAGTTATTGATGAAACATCTTCTGGTCGACAAGCACCTGAGAGATCCAATGCCAATTTACGGACACCAAACACATTTGATGCATTTGCAGATGATGCACTGCCAAATTTTG ACACCCAGCTACCTGAATTTCGGCTTGAGCCATCTCCACCTCCAGTACAAGAGAAGGATGATAATAGAAGGCCCAAAGCACAAGTTAACAAGAgaaagaggaagagaagggTGAAATTTGATGATGAAATTGTGCTCTCCAATGA CTACATGAGGGAGCAAATTCATGGTGCTGGACTAGATGAGTTGATCTGCAAGAGGAGAAAGCTACCCCAAACAGCCCTTGACATGTGGAGATTCAGCAGGACTAACAGAAAGGGCAGCTTCTTGCTAGAACCTGTGCTTCATG gGATGTGCACTAATCTTCACAAAACCTATGAGAGAAATTTTCCCCGTGTGAGTGGCCTTGATGCTGAGTGTGCATCTGGCGAACCCATGGCTGGTGTAGCAAATGATGGTCTGGGTGCACCACCTGAACTGCAGTTCAGCCCAAATTTTTCTGGAACAGCGGATTTACAGTCTGACCATCAGCTCACCACAAACCCTCCAGGAAATGCAGATGCACAACATGAACCTTTGCCATCCCCAAAATCACCAGGAGCAGCACCTGATGATGACATGTTGCCTGAGTTGCCCCGATTCTCACCAACGGGTATGCCATCTCCAATAAGAGGAAATGACACTCCTTAcaaaactcctggtggaactGCATCGTCTTGGCTTGGGGGAACGGGTGTTTCTGAAATACCATCATCTGGTGGGAACGGAACTGGTGTTTCTGAAATACCATCATCTGGTGGGAACTATTCATTACCCGGACAAAGTACTCGTGATTCGGATCATATGCCATTCCTGTTTCCAAtcaatgaagatgatgatgatcaaccTGAGATCCCTGGCCTCATGAGTACTCCTGGAGGGGTATCTAGTGTGGGTACTAGAACCACTGGATTAGGAAGCATGTCTACTAGAACAAG GGCTGTTGCGCTGTTCTTCAAGGATCAGGTGCCTTCACCCTCATCCGATGAGCAGCCTGGAAAATTCAGTTTGAACAGAATCTTGGAAGGAAAAGCAAGAAAGCAAGCTGCAAGGATGTTCTTCGAGACAACG GTTCTGAAGAGTTATGACTACATTGATGTCCATCAGGAGGAACCATACGGAGATATTGAAATTTCAGTTAAACCCTCGCTCTCTACAGCCAAACTCTGA
- the LOC120711976 gene encoding aspartyl protease family protein At5g10770-like: MVAAHGRVLLRVVALLLLAAAAAGNSAVVSLRELDGQRDAAREARNSRYAADMLGERKKSGAARTPTTVLELKHHSLTAIPDEPAARDRYLRRLLAADEARANSLQVHDNRAAASTTQSRSAEVPLTPGISFQTLNYVTTIGLGGSSGSAVTNLTVIVDTGSDLTWVQCKPCSTCYAQRDPLFDPAGSATYAAVRCNASACAASLKAATGTPGSCATTGGSNEKCYYALAYGDGSFSRGVLATDTLALGGARLDGFVFGCGLSNRGLFGGTAGLMGLGRTELSLVSQTASRYGGAFSYCLPATTSGDAAGSLSLGGNASSYRNTTPVAYTRMIADPAQPPFYFLNVTGAAVGGTPVSAAGLGASNVLIDSGTVITRLSPSVYRAVRAEFTRQFGAAGYQAAPGFSILDTCYDLTGHDEVKVPLLTLRLEGGADVTVDAAGMLFVVRKDGSQVCLAMASLSYEDQTPIIGNYQQKNKRVVYDTVGSRLGFADEDCSYV, translated from the exons ATGGTGGCCGCTCACGGCCGTGTTCTTCTTCGCGTCGTCGCGCTTCTCCttctcgccgccgcagctgccggGAACAGCGCAGTGGTCTCCCTGCGTGAGTTGGATGGACAACGGGATGCCGCGAGGGAGGCACGGAACAGCCGCTACGCTGCTGACATGCTAG GGGAGCGCAAGAAATCAGGGGCAGCAAGAACACCGACCACCGTGCTAGAGCTGAAGCACCACTCGCTCACCGCCATCCCCGACGAGCCCGCAGCTCGCGACCGatacctccgccgcctcctcgccgccgacgaagcGCGTGCCAACTCACTGCAGGTCCACGATAACAGGGCGGCAGCGTCCACGACGCAGTCCCGCTCCGCCGAGGTCCCGCTGACCCCCGGCATAAGCTTCCAGACGCTCAACTACGTCACCACCATCGGGCTCGGCGGCAGCTCCGGCTCCGCCGTCACCAACCTCACCGTCATCGTGGACACGGGCAGCGACCTGACGTGGGTGCagtgcaagccctgctccacgtGCTACGCGCAGCGCGACCCGCTCTTCGACCCCGCGGGCTCCGCCACCTACGCCGCCGTCCGGTGCAACGCGTCGGCGTGCGCGGCCTCCCTCAAGGCCGCCACGGGCACGCCGGGCTCCTGCGCCACCACCGGCGGGAGCAACGAGAAGTGCTACTACGCGCTGGCCTACGGCGACGGGTCGTTCAGCCGCGGCGTGCTCGCCACGGACACGCTCGCGCTCGGCGGCGCCAGGCTCGACGGCTTCGTGTTCGGGTGCGGGCTCAGCAACCGCGGCCTCttcggcggcacggcggggctcATGGGCCTCGGCCGCACCGAGCTGTCGCTGGTCTCGCAGACCGCGTCCCGGTACGGCGGCGCGTTCTCCTACTGCCTGCCGGCGACCACCTCCGGCGACGCCGCGGGGTCCCTCTCCCTCGGTGGCAACGCGTCGTCCTACCGCAACACGACGCCCGTGGCGTACACCCGCATGATCGCCGACCCGGCGCAGCCGCCGTTCTACTTCCTGAACGTGACCGGCGCGGCCGTTGGCGGGACCCCGGTGTCCGCAGCCGGGCTCGGCGCCAGCAACGTGCTCATCGACTCCGGCACGGTGATCACGCGGCTGTCGCCGTCGGTGTACCGCGCCGTGCGCGCCGAGTTCACGCGCCAGTTCGGGGCAGCGGGCTACCAGGCGGCGCCGGGCTTCTCGATCCTGGACACGTGCTACGACCTGACGGGGCACGACGAGGTGAAGGTGCCTCTGCTGACGCTGCGGCTGGAGGGCGGCGCCGACGTGACCGTGGACGCCGCCGGGATGCTGTTCGTGGTGAGGAAGGACGGGTCGCAGGTGTGCCTGGCCATGGCGAGCCTGTCGTACGAGGACCAGACGCCCATCATCGGCAACTACCAGCAGAAGAACAAGAGGGTGGTGTATGACACGGTGGGCTCCAGGCTGGGCTTCGCCGACGAGGACTGCAGCTATGTATAG